A single genomic interval of Bacteroidota bacterium harbors:
- the ruvC gene encoding crossover junction endodeoxyribonuclease RuvC, producing the protein MQEKVILGIDPGTTIMGYGLIKSDGKKMELITFGVIHLSKYKTHLLKLKHIFERSLHLVEYYKPDELAIEAPFYGKNVQSMLKLGRAQGASISAALYRDIPITEYAPKRIKQSITGNGNASKEQVASMLISMLNIKHIPKHLDATDGLAAAVTHHFSGNQIKGSNSNSSNSWSSFIKNNPDKVK; encoded by the coding sequence ATGCAAGAGAAAGTAATATTAGGGATTGACCCGGGAACAACAATTATGGGTTACGGACTAATAAAATCCGATGGTAAAAAAATGGAATTGATAACTTTTGGAGTTATTCATTTAAGCAAATACAAAACACATTTGTTAAAATTAAAACATATTTTTGAACGTTCTCTACATCTTGTTGAATATTACAAACCCGATGAGCTTGCTATTGAAGCACCTTTTTATGGAAAAAATGTTCAATCAATGTTGAAACTAGGCAGAGCACAAGGAGCATCAATATCGGCAGCACTTTACCGTGATATTCCCATTACCGAATACGCACCGAAAAGAATAAAACAATCAATTACAGGAAATGGAAATGCATCTAAAGAACAAGTTGCATCAATGCTAATCAGCATGCTAAATATCAAACACATCCCAAAACACCTTGATGCAACAGACGGACTGGCAGCAGCAGTAACACATCATTTTAGTGGCAATCAAATCAAAGGCAGTAATTCGAATAGCAGTAACTCATGGAGTTCTTTTATAAAAAACAATCCTGATAAAGTAAAATGA
- a CDS encoding lysylphosphatidylglycerol synthase domain-containing protein: MINKNRIKHFSLSFLKILIFVATLYYLYFKVISTDKFNDFFHQFTFLSTNDYLIIASVLILMLVNWGIETLKWKFLISKIEDIKFLKAYKAVWSGVTINNWVPNRMAEFLGRIFFITKGNKAKAVFSTLVGNLSNMLITFLFGSIALLFWLDKISILIVILLILLNLLLGILFFNVSIFTILLEKIKWLDKFKKHADILREYNKSELLRIYFYSLIRYLTYAIQYFLLLKAFGIEVNFFTGITGVALIFVIQSVLPAVTFTEIGIRGAVVIFVFEKFSSNFAALLAAAYLLWLINIIIPTIFGGIFILTLKRNNQEKK; encoded by the coding sequence TTGATTAACAAAAACAGAATAAAACATTTTTCACTTAGTTTCCTCAAAATATTGATTTTTGTTGCCACACTTTATTATCTTTATTTTAAAGTTATTTCAACTGATAAATTCAATGATTTTTTTCATCAGTTTACTTTTCTTTCCACAAATGATTATTTAATTATCGCATCAGTTTTGATTTTGATGCTTGTCAATTGGGGAATAGAAACATTAAAATGGAAATTTCTTATTTCGAAAATAGAAGATATAAAATTCTTAAAAGCTTATAAAGCTGTTTGGAGTGGTGTTACAATAAATAATTGGGTGCCAAACAGAATGGCAGAATTTCTGGGAAGAATATTCTTTATTACAAAAGGGAATAAAGCAAAAGCTGTTTTTTCTACATTAGTGGGTAATCTTTCTAATATGCTGATAACATTTTTATTCGGTTCAATAGCTTTGTTGTTTTGGTTAGATAAAATTTCAATTCTAATTGTAATATTATTGATTCTATTAAACTTATTACTTGGAATTTTATTTTTTAATGTTTCAATATTTACTATTCTTTTAGAAAAAATTAAGTGGCTGGATAAATTTAAAAAACATGCTGATATTCTTAGAGAATACAATAAATCCGAATTACTTCGTATCTACTTTTATTCCCTTATTCGTTATTTAACTTATGCAATTCAATATTTTTTACTGTTAAAGGCTTTTGGTATTGAAGTAAACTTTTTTACAGGAATTACAGGAGTAGCATTAATTTTTGTAATTCAGTCAGTTTTGCCTGCTGTAACTTTTACAGAAATTGGAATTAGAGGGGCTGTCGTTATTTTTGTTTTTGAAAAATTCAGTTCAAATTTTGCGGCATTGCTTGCTGCTGCATATTTATTGTGGCTCATAAATATTATTATTCCAACTATCTTTGGAGGGATATTTATTCTTACTTTGAAAAGAAATAATCAAGAAAAAAAATGA
- a CDS encoding DUF2279 domain-containing protein, whose translation MKKYFTLTLILLITVIFSGFSQIKEKEYNSKKLITVISLETVGYTVSMIGLYKLWFSDYPMSTFHIFNDNDGWESIDKCGHTLTSYYVGKIGMEALNWAGVKRNKAIWYGGTLGLAFMTSVEIFDGYSDGWGASPGDIIANFTGAGLLIGQELLWNEQRLKLKFSDHYSEFQKYNPDVLGHSFAERMLKDYNGHTNWYSLNVKSFLQEESKFPKWLNFAFGYGADGLLAGYGNPTEVDGKPVPHFEVYKQFYFAPDIDLSKIETNSKILKILFSAFGFIKFPAPTLEYNKFDNLKFHWLYF comes from the coding sequence ATGAAAAAATATTTCACATTAACATTAATTTTATTGATAACAGTAATTTTTTCAGGCTTTAGCCAAATCAAGGAAAAGGAGTATAATTCTAAAAAGCTTATTACTGTAATCTCTTTAGAAACTGTTGGTTATACAGTTAGTATGATTGGACTTTACAAGCTTTGGTTTTCTGATTACCCTATGAGTACGTTTCATATTTTTAATGATAATGATGGCTGGGAATCTATTGATAAATGCGGACATACTCTTACTTCATATTATGTAGGAAAAATTGGAATGGAAGCACTGAATTGGGCAGGTGTAAAAAGGAACAAAGCGATTTGGTATGGAGGAACGCTTGGCTTAGCATTCATGACTTCTGTTGAAATTTTTGATGGTTATTCTGATGGTTGGGGAGCTTCTCCCGGTGATATTATTGCTAATTTTACAGGAGCAGGATTATTAATAGGGCAAGAACTTTTATGGAACGAACAAAGATTAAAACTTAAGTTTTCCGACCATTATTCAGAATTTCAAAAATATAATCCTGATGTTCTGGGACATAGTTTTGCAGAGCGGATGTTAAAGGACTACAACGGACATACTAACTGGTATTCATTAAATGTTAAGTCTTTTTTACAAGAAGAATCAAAATTTCCTAAATGGCTAAATTTTGCTTTTGGCTATGGTGCAGATGGATTGCTTGCAGGCTATGGAAACCCAACCGAAGTTGACGGAAAGCCCGTTCCTCATTTCGAAGTATATAAACAATTTTATTTTGCTCCTGATATTGATCTTAGTAAAATTGAAACTAATTCAAAAATTTTGAAAATTCTTTTTTCAGCATTCGGCTTTATAAAATTCCCTGCTCCAACACTTGAATACAACAAATTTGATAACTTAAAATTCCATTGGCTATATTTTTAA